A part of Candidatus Stoquefichus sp. SB1 genomic DNA contains:
- a CDS encoding MarR family winged helix-turn-helix transcriptional regulator produces the protein MNSTLHKNIIHILPHWHYKIERSIKQNQKNKNVSYETYFCLLILEKQGDMKMSEIAKQLRLSKQQATQMIDKLYQYQLIDRKNDPLDRRSILICINQKGQQFIKDNPLDTTALQKQIQQHLTLDEQAEFNEAIAVLLRLLKKWD, from the coding sequence ATGAACAGCACTTTACATAAAAATATTATTCACATTCTACCGCACTGGCACTATAAAATAGAAAGAAGTATTAAACAAAATCAAAAAAATAAAAATGTTAGTTATGAAACATATTTTTGTCTTTTGATACTTGAAAAACAAGGTGATATGAAAATGAGTGAAATTGCTAAACAATTACGCTTAAGTAAACAACAAGCAACACAAATGATTGATAAACTTTATCAATATCAACTCATTGACCGTAAAAATGACCCTCTTGATCGTCGCAGTATTCTTATCTGCATTAATCAAAAAGGTCAACAATTTATAAAAGATAATCCCTTAGATACAACTGCACTTCAAAAACAAATCCAACAGCATCTTACCTTAGATGAACAAGCTGAGTTTAATGAAGCTATTGCTGTTTTATTAAGATTATTAAAAAAATGGGATTAA
- a CDS encoding ABC transporter ATP-binding protein, whose protein sequence is MIAIKTTHLCKSYQHINAVTNLNIEIMDGELYSLLGVNGAGKTTTLKMLSCLIKPTSGDAQIYNYDLLTQSQNIKQIINISPQETAVAPMLSVQENLIFMAEIYGFDKLTAKQKTKDIMDTLQLSSVAHQKAGTLSGGYQRRLSIAMAIISEPKILFLDEPTLGLDVLARRELWNLIVQLKKQMTIILTTHYLEEAESLSDHIGIMNQGKLVASGSVEELLQQTNTICFEDAFVKLSQQGGIL, encoded by the coding sequence ATGATAGCCATCAAAACGACCCATCTTTGTAAAAGTTATCAGCATATCAATGCTGTTACAAATCTTAATATAGAAATTATGGATGGAGAACTTTATTCATTATTAGGAGTTAATGGTGCTGGAAAAACAACAACATTAAAAATGTTATCATGTCTTATCAAACCGACATCTGGCGATGCACAAATTTATAATTATGATTTACTTACACAATCACAAAATATTAAACAAATTATCAATATATCACCACAAGAAACAGCGGTTGCTCCAATGTTGAGTGTTCAAGAAAATTTAATATTTATGGCTGAAATCTATGGCTTTGATAAATTGACTGCAAAGCAAAAAACAAAAGATATTATGGATACTTTGCAGTTATCTTCAGTTGCTCATCAAAAAGCCGGAACACTATCTGGAGGATATCAAAGACGCTTATCTATTGCAATGGCAATTATTAGCGAACCTAAAATTTTATTTTTAGATGAACCAACATTAGGATTGGATGTCCTGGCTAGACGTGAACTTTGGAATTTGATTGTTCAATTAAAAAAACAAATGACAATTATCCTCACAACGCATTATTTAGAAGAAGCGGAATCTTTAAGTGATCATATTGGTATTATGAATCAGGGAAAACTGGTAGCAAGTGGTAGCGTTGAAGAACTGCTTCAACAGACAAATACAATTTGTTTTGAAGATGCATTTGTGAAGTTAAGTCAACAAGGAGGCATTTTATGA
- a CDS encoding helix-turn-helix domain-containing protein has protein sequence MISKNLMFLRNAHHFTLEEVAEKIGVSRQAVAKWENGETVPDLMNSIALSKLYGVTIDDLVHHDQDQKGYAVPPIGKHIFGNVTVGERGQIVIPKKARDIFDFHPGESLIVLGDEEQGGIALVKSTVFMKMAEEILAMGGISNDSHQNDPSL, from the coding sequence ATGATTAGTAAGAATTTAATGTTTTTAAGAAATGCACATCACTTCACATTAGAAGAAGTTGCAGAAAAAATCGGGGTATCTCGTCAAGCTGTTGCAAAATGGGAGAATGGAGAGACTGTTCCTGATTTGATGAATTCCATAGCTTTATCAAAATTATATGGAGTGACTATTGATGATTTAGTCCATCATGATCAAGATCAAAAAGGATATGCTGTTCCACCAATAGGAAAACATATTTTTGGGAATGTTACTGTTGGTGAACGTGGGCAAATTGTGATTCCTAAAAAAGCAAGAGATATTTTTGATTTTCATCCTGGAGAAAGTCTGATTGTCTTAGGCGATGAAGAACAAGGTGGAATTGCCCTTGTTAAAAGTACAGTATTTATGAAAATGGCTGAAGAAATTTTAGCTATGGGAGGTATTTCTAATGATAGCCATCAAAACGACCCATCTTTGTAA
- the pflA gene encoding pyruvate formate-lyase-activating protein → MEKKKGRIHSIESFGSVDGPGVRYIYFLHGCPLRCQFCHNPDTWGSEKYQEMTAEEALKQAMKYQSYWGDKGGLTISGGEPLMQIDFLLELFKLAKKEGIHTCIDTSGGCFTRAEPFFSKFEELMQYTDLLLVDIKEINNDRHLLLTGKDNAPILDMAQYLSDIQKPVWIRHVLVPQRSDFDEDLKALDSFIKSLNNVERVEVLPYHTLGTFKWKELGIDYPLEGINPPDATRIANANQLLHVQDYQGFKNK, encoded by the coding sequence ATGGAAAAGAAAAAAGGAAGAATTCATTCAATTGAAAGTTTTGGTTCAGTAGATGGACCAGGCGTAAGATATATTTATTTCTTACATGGTTGTCCTTTAAGATGTCAATTTTGTCATAACCCAGATACATGGGGATCAGAAAAGTACCAGGAAATGACTGCTGAAGAAGCTTTAAAACAGGCTATGAAATATCAAAGTTATTGGGGTGATAAGGGCGGACTGACAATCAGTGGAGGAGAGCCTTTGATGCAGATTGATTTCTTATTAGAGTTATTTAAACTTGCTAAAAAAGAAGGAATACATACATGCATTGATACGAGTGGGGGTTGTTTTACAAGAGCAGAACCTTTCTTCTCAAAATTTGAAGAATTAATGCAATATACTGATTTGTTATTGGTTGATATTAAAGAAATTAATAATGATAGACATTTATTATTAACTGGAAAAGATAATGCGCCTATCTTAGATATGGCTCAATATCTTTCAGATATTCAAAAACCTGTATGGATTAGACATGTTCTTGTTCCTCAAAGAAGTGATTTTGATGAAGATTTAAAAGCCTTAGATAGCTTTATTAAATCATTGAATAATGTAGAAAGAGTAGAAGTCTTACCTTATCATACATTAGGTACATTTAAGTGGAAAGAATTAGGAATTGATTATCCATTAGAAGGAATTAATCCACCGGATGCTACACGTATAGCGAATGCAAATCAATTGCTTCATGTTCAAGATTATCAAGGGTTTAAAAATAAATAA
- a CDS encoding PadR family transcriptional regulator: MIFNTGAALLDAVVLSVVSREKEGTYGYKITQDVQAVISVSESTLYPVLRRLLKDGCLESYDQEFQGRNRRYYKITATGVVQLNMYKREWHDYTLKINNLFDGGYQNG, encoded by the coding sequence ATGATATTTAATACTGGTGCAGCCTTATTGGATGCAGTTGTGCTTTCGGTCGTATCAAGAGAAAAAGAAGGAACATATGGATATAAAATTACCCAAGATGTTCAGGCTGTGATTAGTGTCAGTGAATCGACACTTTATCCAGTTTTGAGACGGCTATTAAAAGATGGATGTTTGGAAAGTTATGATCAGGAATTTCAAGGTAGAAATCGTCGCTATTATAAAATTACAGCTACAGGAGTTGTTCAATTGAATATGTACAAACGAGAATGGCATGATTATACTTTAAAAATCAATAATTTATTTGATGGGGGATATCAAAATGGATAG
- a CDS encoding nitroreductase family protein, translated as MNETVKNLINRKSCKSYQTKHVPKELIDEIVAAGLNAPSGMNLQTPRFVVVTHQDMVKKLSDMNGAIANMPFDPFYGARDVIIVLAKKEGTYLYDGSLAMGNLMNAAWAMGIDSRWIHRAKEIFASEEGQQLLKDWGIEEEVEGIGFCILGYAKEEKEKTEIKTGRVFYV; from the coding sequence ATGAATGAAACAGTAAAAAATTTAATAAATAGAAAAAGTTGTAAGAGTTATCAGACAAAACATGTTCCTAAAGAATTGATTGATGAGATTGTTGCTGCTGGATTGAATGCACCTTCTGGTATGAATTTGCAAACGCCACGATTTGTGGTAGTGACGCATCAGGATATGGTTAAAAAATTATCTGATATGAATGGGGCAATTGCGAATATGCCATTTGATCCATTCTATGGAGCTCGGGATGTTATTATTGTGCTTGCAAAAAAAGAAGGAACTTATCTTTATGATGGCAGTCTTGCTATGGGAAATCTTATGAATGCAGCATGGGCAATGGGAATTGATTCACGTTGGATACATCGTGCTAAGGAAATTTTTGCTAGTGAGGAAGGTCAGCAACTTTTGAAGGACTGGGGTATTGAAGAAGAGGTTGAAGGCATCGGTTTTTGTATTCTTGGATATGCTAAAGAAGAGAAAGAAAAAACAGAAATCAAGACAGGTAGAGTATTCTATGTTTAA
- a CDS encoding DUF1700 domain-containing protein, with translation MDRKQFMRELEFLLQDINEDERLEAMAFYENYFDEAGQENEQKVISELGDPARVAAIIKDGLKGHFDEHIYAGSSGFSNDDYSKNYEVIDVDKKEKKKKTSSQKESHVRNRWNEMDSRDRLILIVLAVLACVPFSFSFIGLFKGIFGGAFGLFGIGFSVLIVFLCFIFGFWILTFLFHILAFIFIMMGIFYLFSMPGAGLIYMGIGCFLAGLGTIFGKIASWFFKDCIPTIVNAIADGLSKIFHPRGA, from the coding sequence ATGGATAGAAAACAATTTATGAGGGAATTAGAGTTTTTACTGCAGGACATTAATGAAGATGAACGTCTAGAAGCGATGGCATTTTATGAAAATTATTTTGATGAAGCAGGTCAAGAGAATGAACAAAAGGTTATCAGTGAATTAGGGGATCCTGCACGTGTTGCAGCGATTATTAAAGATGGTTTAAAAGGTCATTTTGATGAACATATCTATGCTGGTAGCAGTGGCTTTTCTAATGATGATTACTCAAAAAATTATGAAGTGATTGATGTAGATAAAAAAGAGAAGAAAAAGAAAACATCTTCACAAAAGGAAAGTCATGTTCGTAATAGATGGAATGAAATGGATTCAAGAGATAGATTAATATTGATTGTTTTGGCTGTCTTGGCATGTGTACCTTTCTCATTTTCTTTTATAGGTCTTTTTAAAGGGATTTTTGGTGGAGCGTTTGGTTTGTTTGGAATTGGTTTTTCGGTGTTGATTGTTTTTCTATGTTTTATATTTGGTTTTTGGATTTTAACTTTCTTATTTCATATTTTAGCATTTATCTTTATTATGATGGGTATCTTCTATTTGTTTTCAATGCCTGGTGCAGGATTAATATATATGGGAATTGGATGTTTTTTAGCAGGATTGGGAACGATTTTTGGAAAAATAGCATCTTGGTTTTTTAAAGATTGTATTCCAACAATAGTGAATGCGATTGCTGATGGATTAAGTAAAATATTCCATCCAAGGGGAGCATAA
- a CDS encoding helix-turn-helix transcriptional regulator — MNIEIANKLLQLRKEKGLSQEALAQELGISRQAVSKWERAEASPDTDNLIELAKLYGISLDELLLHEPTAQEEKNNDQTNETDNSKYVHVGFDGIHVKEEDGDEVHVSWKGIHVHEKHGDKVDIDEQGVYINGKQYDHDDWKEFKHEHRYDFPFGVILFLGYLIYGLLTGLWHPAWIILFIIPLIYSFVTAVKKRKLSYFAYPILAVMIFLWVGFTKFMWHPTWVIFLTIPCFYAIAQYIDHRKNF, encoded by the coding sequence ATGAATATAGAAATCGCAAATAAATTATTACAATTAAGAAAAGAGAAAGGTTTATCTCAAGAAGCGTTAGCTCAAGAGTTAGGTATTAGTCGACAGGCAGTCAGTAAATGGGAACGAGCAGAGGCATCACCTGATACTGATAATTTAATTGAATTAGCAAAACTTTATGGTATCTCTTTAGATGAATTATTATTGCATGAACCAACTGCTCAAGAAGAAAAGAACAATGATCAAACGAATGAAACAGATAATTCTAAATATGTTCATGTTGGATTTGATGGTATCCATGTTAAAGAGGAAGATGGGGATGAAGTGCATGTGTCATGGAAAGGTATTCATGTTCATGAAAAACATGGTGATAAAGTTGATATTGATGAACAAGGCGTTTATATTAATGGAAAACAATATGATCATGATGACTGGAAAGAGTTTAAACATGAACATCGTTATGATTTTCCATTTGGAGTCATATTATTTTTAGGGTATCTTATCTATGGATTATTAACAGGGTTATGGCATCCTGCTTGGATTATTTTGTTCATTATTCCATTGATTTATAGTTTTGTGACTGCCGTGAAAAAAAGAAAACTTAGTTATTTTGCATATCCTATTTTAGCGGTTATGATTTTTTTATGGGTTGGTTTTACAAAGTTTATGTGGCATCCAACATGGGTCATTTTCTTAACAATTCCGTGTTTTTATGCCATTGCACAATATATTGATCATCGAAAAAACTTCTAA
- a CDS encoding FUSC family protein: protein MMFLHKESFIGQLFYNAFRFMISVGFVTLFQVLFGIENTLLGVAIGVGFTMLPMCHLDIKPMTMFWIIVLLYGGSSFVAQISMINPWLAFICDFLFLSFIILLTTEPIEYQTNITFLLCFVFSQSTLVSWNQFPMRAISGIIGGLFVGGCVLLNWYRHGYGGEIGFKQQILRCQVNRSYLLRMAFGVSIAMLIGTLFHISKPLWISIVVMSLTQLEFKETLTRIKHRFVGTLVGIVLFFIFFQYLIPQQYAILVVMFLGYMGFFLPEYKYKQVINAVSALNASLVILDTKTAIENRMICLIAGILIVLCIYMITKLIRNLHLKSLAYMKQKTDDFFDRLEIKKYDLNPPR, encoded by the coding sequence ATGATGTTTCTTCATAAAGAGAGTTTTATTGGACAATTGTTTTATAATGCTTTTCGTTTTATGATAAGCGTAGGATTTGTAACCTTATTTCAGGTATTATTTGGAATTGAAAATACGCTATTAGGTGTTGCTATTGGTGTTGGATTTACTATGTTGCCAATGTGTCATCTGGATATAAAACCGATGACAATGTTTTGGATTATTGTTTTATTATATGGTGGCAGCTCGTTTGTTGCACAAATCAGTATGATAAATCCATGGTTGGCTTTTATTTGTGATTTCCTATTCTTAAGTTTCATTATTTTATTAACAACAGAGCCAATAGAATATCAGACAAACATTACTTTTCTTTTATGTTTTGTTTTTAGTCAATCAACGCTTGTTTCCTGGAACCAATTCCCCATGCGTGCTATTTCAGGAATTATTGGAGGATTATTTGTTGGTGGATGTGTCTTATTGAATTGGTATCGTCATGGATATGGTGGAGAGATAGGATTTAAACAGCAAATATTACGTTGTCAGGTGAATCGTAGTTATTTATTGCGAATGGCTTTTGGTGTTTCTATAGCAATGCTTATTGGAACATTATTTCATATTAGCAAACCATTGTGGATAAGTATTGTCGTGATGTCATTGACACAGTTAGAATTTAAAGAAACACTAACAAGAATTAAGCATCGTTTTGTTGGGACTTTAGTAGGAATTGTTCTTTTCTTTATCTTTTTTCAATATCTCATTCCTCAACAGTATGCTATATTGGTTGTCATGTTTCTAGGGTATATGGGATTTTTTCTACCTGAATATAAGTACAAACAAGTGATAAATGCTGTGAGTGCGTTAAATGCTTCATTGGTTATTTTAGATACGAAAACAGCTATTGAAAATCGTATGATTTGTTTAATTGCTGGAATTTTAATTGTTCTTTGTATTTATATGATAACAAAGCTTATAAGAAATTTACATTTAAAATCACTCGCATATATGAAACAAAAAACTGATGATTTTTTTGATCGTTTAGAAATAAAAAAGTATGATTTGAATCCACCTAGATGA
- a CDS encoding ROK family protein gives MRLGAIEAGGTKFVVAIGDENGHVIERDAFPTTSPEETVENIFKFFDGKDIEALGLGCFGPIDPDLKSPTYGYITTTPKPGWTNYNIVGAIQAHYPDLPIGFDTDVNGAALGEAYFGAAKGLDSALYLTIGTGIGGGAIVEGNLVHGLLHPEMGHMMMTVRDDDHYAGKCPYHGTCFEGLAAGPAIEARWGVKGSELAEDHPAWDLEAWYIAQALAIYILTISPKKIILGGGVMHQKQLFPMIHRYLQERLNGYVQKDEITTDKIKDYIVYPGLGDNAGVCGALALAKLAKER, from the coding sequence ATGAGATTAGGAGCAATTGAAGCAGGAGGAACAAAGTTTGTTGTTGCCATTGGTGATGAAAATGGTCATGTTATTGAAAGAGATGCTTTTCCAACAACTTCACCTGAAGAAACAGTAGAAAATATTTTTAAGTTTTTTGATGGTAAAGATATTGAAGCGTTAGGATTAGGGTGTTTTGGACCGATTGATCCAGATTTAAAGAGTCCAACATATGGGTATATTACAACAACACCTAAGCCAGGATGGACAAATTATAATATTGTAGGTGCTATTCAAGCACATTATCCTGACTTACCAATTGGATTTGATACAGATGTTAATGGTGCTGCTTTAGGTGAAGCTTATTTTGGTGCAGCAAAAGGATTGGATAGTGCTTTGTATTTAACAATTGGAACTGGAATTGGTGGCGGTGCTATCGTGGAAGGAAATCTTGTTCATGGTTTGTTGCATCCTGAAATGGGACATATGATGATGACAGTGAGAGATGATGATCATTATGCTGGAAAATGTCCTTATCATGGAACTTGTTTTGAAGGGTTAGCTGCTGGTCCTGCTATTGAAGCAAGATGGGGTGTAAAAGGTAGTGAATTGGCTGAAGATCATCCTGCATGGGATTTAGAGGCATGGTATATTGCTCAGGCATTGGCTATTTATATTTTGACAATTTCACCTAAGAAGATTATTTTGGGTGGAGGCGTTATGCATCAAAAACAATTATTTCCAATGATTCATCGTTATCTTCAAGAAAGATTAAATGGTTATGTACAAAAAGATGAAATCACAACAGATAAAATTAAAGATTATATCGTTTATCCTGGATTAGGGGATAATGCTGGCGTTTGTGGAGCATTAGCTCTTGCTAAGCTTGCTAAAGAAAGATAA
- a CDS encoding HAD family hydrolase encodes MKKYKAIIYDIDGTVLNTLNMNMYPLMKIIKEELGEDWSFEDVLKFASYPGMKVMEELHIQDKEKTYERWVKYVNEYEEGASLYDGFEEVFKQFEKAGIIQAVVSAKTKEQYQIDMVEKGLDKYMQATILADDTDKHKPDPQPLLECLKRLQVNPEEAIYIGDAKSDELASLNAHIDFGYAKWGNVNKEEMKDAAFVFEQPLDLLELL; translated from the coding sequence ATGAAAAAGTATAAAGCGATTATATATGATATTGATGGAACAGTTTTAAATACATTAAATATGAATATGTATCCATTAATGAAAATTATAAAAGAAGAACTAGGAGAAGATTGGTCTTTTGAGGATGTTTTAAAGTTTGCCTCTTATCCCGGAATGAAGGTCATGGAGGAACTCCATATTCAGGATAAAGAAAAAACTTATGAAAGATGGGTAAAGTATGTCAATGAATATGAAGAAGGGGCATCACTTTATGATGGATTTGAAGAAGTCTTTAAGCAGTTTGAAAAGGCAGGTATTATTCAAGCAGTTGTTTCAGCCAAAACAAAAGAACAATACCAAATTGATATGGTAGAAAAAGGGTTAGATAAATATATGCAGGCAACAATATTGGCAGATGATACAGATAAACATAAACCAGATCCCCAACCGCTATTAGAATGTTTAAAAAGATTACAAGTGAATCCTGAAGAAGCGATTTATATTGGTGATGCAAAATCAGATGAATTGGCATCTTTAAATGCACATATTGATTTTGGATATGCAAAGTGGGGAAATGTTAATAAAGAGGAAATGAAAGATGCAGCATTTGTTTTTGAACAACCACTTGATTTATTGGAATTACTATAA
- a CDS encoding metallophosphoesterase, which translates to MKKIISMIVTLMLLCACVQKPLVAHQELKLVIASDIHYFLKDYYQECEWFEESMMYSDGKMVTYADKILDAFVAEMKIQKPDLIILTGDLSFNGEKGSHQGLAEHLMKLKDEGIHVAVLPGNHDVDNINAKGYGKDDYMEVAKTDAKDFENIYQDLGYDIAVNKHENSLSYRIDLNDDYSLVMLDTTSHEQTTQTALDIGGLLSEKTYSWLQTELGQIEKENRRPLIAMHHNLVDHNELLNRGYTIRDNQKIIELFEQYHVPFVFSGHIHCQNIKKANTIYDIASSSLLDAPLQYGIVELNATAMNYQTHSLKISKDANQYFDEVSRNRFMESFETVKDQKRRDAMLDVLVKANRYFFAGEMNEHIDEIKNMAGYSYFYDKQMGLDSFYRQYLESMLNEKESSQNLTLKFS; encoded by the coding sequence ATGAAAAAGATAATAAGTATGATTGTGACTTTGATGCTTTTATGTGCTTGTGTTCAAAAGCCTTTGGTTGCTCATCAGGAATTAAAACTTGTTATTGCAAGTGATATTCACTATTTTTTAAAAGATTATTATCAAGAATGTGAATGGTTTGAAGAAAGTATGATGTATAGTGATGGAAAGATGGTAACATATGCTGATAAGATTTTAGATGCATTTGTTGCTGAAATGAAAATTCAAAAACCAGATTTGATTATTTTGACTGGTGATTTATCTTTTAATGGTGAAAAAGGTAGTCATCAGGGATTGGCAGAGCATTTAATGAAGTTAAAAGATGAGGGCATTCATGTTGCGGTTTTACCTGGTAATCATGATGTAGATAATATCAATGCAAAAGGTTATGGTAAAGATGACTATATGGAAGTTGCAAAAACAGATGCTAAGGATTTTGAAAATATTTATCAGGATTTAGGATATGATATAGCTGTTAATAAACATGAAAATTCATTGAGTTATCGTATTGATTTGAATGACGATTATTCATTGGTTATGTTGGATACAACATCTCATGAACAGACAACACAAACAGCATTGGATATAGGTGGACTGTTAAGCGAAAAGACATATTCATGGTTACAAACAGAACTAGGTCAGATTGAAAAAGAAAATCGTCGTCCTCTTATTGCGATGCATCATAATTTAGTAGATCATAATGAATTGTTAAATCGAGGATATACAATTAGGGATAATCAAAAGATAATAGAATTATTTGAGCAATATCATGTTCCTTTTGTTTTCAGTGGACATATTCATTGTCAAAATATAAAAAAAGCAAATACAATCTATGATATTGCTTCATCATCTTTATTAGATGCCCCATTACAATATGGAATTGTAGAACTCAATGCAACAGCTATGAATTATCAGACTCATTCTTTAAAAATATCAAAAGATGCAAATCAATATTTTGATGAAGTGTCAAGAAATCGCTTTATGGAATCTTTTGAAACTGTTAAGGATCAAAAAAGACGTGATGCTATGTTAGATGTTTTAGTGAAAGCAAATCGTTATTTCTTTGCCGGTGAGATGAATGAACATATTGATGAAATAAAGAATATGGCAGGTTATTCTTATTTCTATGATAAACAGATGGGATTAGATAGTTTTTATCGTCAATATTTAGAGAGTATGTTAAATGAGAAGGAATCTTCACAGAATTTGACATTAAAGTTTTCATAA
- a CDS encoding helix-turn-helix domain-containing protein: protein MISKNLMFLLEDVAEKIGSSRQAVAKWENGETNFNFNHIFILFIQQAIYLKCYLTKNHYSHLLQLVHESHIQDNIN from the coding sequence ATGATTAGTAAGAATTTAATGTTTTTATTAGAAGATGTTGCTGAAAAAATTGGTAGCTCTCGTCAAGCCGTCGCAAAATGGGAAAATGGCGAGACAAACTTTAATTTCAATCACATATTTATTTTATTTATTCAACAAGCAATTTATCTAAAGTGTTACTTAACAAAAAATCATTATTCTCATTTGCTTCAATTAGTTCATGAATCTCATATTCAAGATAATATTAATTAA
- a CDS encoding YciI family protein codes for MKKFIILRNKRKGELQAELLRSHVNHLRELNKLGILFLCGPFADNNDAMKIIKANSFKEADKIANLDPFTIN; via the coding sequence GTGAAAAAATTTATTATTTTACGAAATAAAAGAAAGGGGGAATTGCAAGCTGAATTATTAAGATCGCATGTTAATCATTTGAGAGAATTAAATAAATTAGGCATTTTATTTTTGTGCGGTCCATTTGCAGATAATAATGACGCCATGAAGATCATAAAAGCAAATAGTTTTAAAGAGGCAGATAAAATAGCAAATTTAGATCCATTTACAATTAATTAA
- a CDS encoding ABC transporter permease — protein MKTLIFAKRNAKEISRDILSIIFGIVFPVILLLLLTFIQSHIPNNQGPFAIEKLAPGMAIFGLSFISLFSGLLISKDRNSSFMMRLMSSPMTSSHFILGYILPLIPMALLESIGCFICAVFLGLPLDISIFYAIIASLPAALLFIGIGILCGALFNEKQVGGACGALLTNISAWLSGIWFDTSLVGGWFESFANMLPFVHAVNVGRLIIAHDYAHVFGELIWVIGYAIIIIAISIYVFMKKTHKS, from the coding sequence ATGAAAACACTTATTTTTGCCAAAAGAAATGCCAAAGAAATCTCTCGAGATATTCTTAGTATTATTTTTGGAATTGTCTTTCCAGTTATATTGTTACTCTTATTAACTTTTATCCAATCTCATATTCCAAATAATCAGGGGCCTTTTGCAATTGAAAAACTAGCACCTGGTATGGCTATTTTTGGACTTTCCTTTATTTCATTGTTTAGTGGATTATTGATATCTAAAGACCGTAATAGTTCATTTATGATGCGTTTAATGAGTTCACCTATGACATCTAGTCATTTTATTCTAGGCTATATACTGCCCTTAATTCCAATGGCTTTATTAGAATCAATCGGTTGTTTTATCTGTGCAGTCTTTCTAGGATTACCATTAGATATATCCATTTTCTATGCAATTATTGCATCATTACCTGCTGCTCTTCTTTTTATTGGCATTGGTATCTTGTGTGGTGCCCTTTTCAATGAAAAACAAGTAGGTGGAGCATGTGGTGCCTTGCTTACCAATATCAGTGCCTGGTTATCAGGTATTTGGTTCGATACATCATTAGTGGGTGGCTGGTTTGAAAGTTTTGCCAACATGTTACCATTTGTTCACGCTGTTAATGTCGGTCGATTAATCATTGCCCATGATTATGCACATGTTTTTGGAGAACTTATATGGGTTATTGGTTATGCAATCATTATTATTGCAATATCCATTTATGTTTTCATGAAAAAAACACATAAATCATAA